The nucleotide sequence TAGAACCACACTGAAATGCAAATTtatcaaattttctttaaaaagaaacagaagaagaatTACTTCTGTTTAGCAAACAAACCAGTATTAAATAAGTTtttgtcttctgagcgcccaggctggacttctAATTACAGTTGAGTCGTTgctgaataaataattttaagccAAATTGTTTGCTTTAATATGAACAGAATTATGATCATCTTTGTGCAGCTTAGGAACTAAATCAGGCCTCCCAGATGTTTGATGAGCAATGTGACAGAAAAATTACAAGAGGAAAAGTGACagagattattttttattctctatgacatttttaaacaagcagCAGCATCTACATATCTATACTCAGGATTCTAACCATGAAAGAAAGTTGGGGCTCTTAAAACCATGATTATAATTCCTTCTAAAACTATCAGTAAAAAGTTCAGGAAACATTCAGCTAAATCATGTGCGTTTTTCATTAATCTGTTAATAAACTGTCAATATAGCAGCTCAGACAAATAATCAGAAAAACCTTAAAactccaaacatttttcatGAACAGCTGTTATGCGccacttaatttttttacttaactCTGGTGTCTTTAATCAGGCTTCATGTAAAAATCTCTtcatattttacaataaatgagATGCACTGGAAAAGCTGTTTTAGTTTGAGtaaaaatttatttcaaaaactgtaaaactttggatagatttaaaattattttgtattaaaaggctgtcaaacaaaaactttttttctatctgaATATTTCATGTCTAAACAGATAAAGCCTTCTTCTCACAGATCCATGCGTTCTTTTCATCACAGCTCACTGATCTCCATTCTCTGCCCTGGAGAGAAGTTACACACTGACCATCAACAGGCTGCTGCTGTATCCAGGTTCTAAGGAAAAACATCTGTTAGATCAAGGCTGATAGATTTGTTTTCTACAAAGTTTAAGAAATAATGTGTCTCTCACTGATTGGTCAGTTCACTTCCATCGATCCATCTCCATTTCCCTCCTTCAGCTCTGAGGCCAATCCAGTATCCTTGGATGCCGTTTATAACTGGACTCTGTGTATTGACATAATCCTGAGGAGAACGTCAGAAAATCAGACAAGTTAAAATTTTCACATGACTTTCTGTTTCTACATgcaatgttaaaaatatttaagcatCCACCCTCTAAACATGGGAGGTAAGCTTTATTTAGTCAGTGAACTTTTTCAATCCATTGAAATTGTTCCACGGTTCTCGTTACCTTTTCTGTTTGATCAAACACAACAGTCAAATCTGAGTTCTTCGTCCTGCAATCCTCTCGTGCGCCTTCCCAGTTTCTCTGATCAGAGGGCTTAGCATCATTATATGCATAACAGCTGGAAAATTTGTTAGCCCATCCGTTCTGGCAAGAAGTGCAACTTCTCCCTGAAACCAAAGCATTCAAATAGTAGTTATCATCCATAATGTtataagttatttttggacttaGATGGTCTAAGATCTGAACATACCATTATTTCCTTTAGGACAGTAATGATCAATGCTCCACTGAGCTCGACTGACGTTCTGCTCATTCCaagttttctccatagtttcTATTTGTTCTGTGAGGattttcttctctctcctcaGCTCCTCGTTCTTGTTAATCACTTCATCAAGTTCTGTCATCAGGATTCGATTTTCTTTTAACAGGTTTACTTCTTGCTGTGTCAGGTTGTGAATATAGATGTTTAAATCTGAGCTGAGTTTCTTGTTCAGGTCTGTCAGGTTGTAATTTTCCTCCAGCAGCAACGTTTGGTTGGCTTTCAGCTGTTTCAGCTCAGACTGAGCAATAAGGTGAACtaataaaatagcaaaaataaaaacattaatggttgtcatgcatttatttatcattCATTGTATTGTTGTCTGATGTGACCTAAATAACTTTGAGCTGACCACCTGCTGTTGAACTGTGAGAAGACTGAAAGCATCTGCagtaaattgtttttcatattcTGTTCTGACATTTAAATCACATAAACATCTCTGCTCATTGTGTTCATGGTCCAGTAAATTAATGCCACCAAAACAATAACCTCATCTAACAATAAGCTGAAGaattaaaaacatctaaatgttAGAGGTGACCTTCATAACAGGAACTCACAGTGGATGTGAAGTGGGATAACGACCAGCAGAATCAGCCAATAAGCTGCTAGTAATGGGAAAAACTTTGAGAAGGAAGGAAACTGGTGACctgatggaaaaataaaaagttcagttttagtttCTCAACAAAAGTAAATGTCAGTAACTCTGAATGCATTtctaaacaaacaaagaaacaaaacattttattttaaattgagtttcaagtttaaaatgttaagttaAAGATTTCTTAAGCTCAGCATTATACAAGTTAAACTGTCTTCTTACCTGGAATAGATGTGATGTTCTTAGCAGCAACTTTATCTACATTGACATAGTCAGCTTCCTCAGTTTTctctgaaagacaaaaaaaaaaaatctaaaactaatGTTCCACCAAACCGAAGGTTGTCTTCAATAGAGCAGCAACTAATAGTTATTTTCCCTTTCCATTATTCTggtttttattgaattattttatctgttagtttgttttgttagtTAGATACATTTTCATTGTTGCTTACCAGAGCTAAATGTCTCCATATAATTTTATTCCAACACAAGttgacttaaaaacaaaagttatttGGATAATTATTGTCCTTACTAGTATTGTTTTATATAACTTTTTTAgaacttttcttatttttactgccacaattttttttacctcttttatACTAAATAGAAATCACATATTCagtttaaatatgtaaaaaaaatcatgaaatattCACAATACGCTGTAACTGAACACAGAAACCTTCTTCTGTCTTACCCGAAGATGAAGAAACATTTGGGTTCTTCTCAGATGAACCATCCAGacttttttgtgcttttctgtCCATGTTGTAAAAGTTTCAACATCAGATAAAAGCTGAAGGGAACCATTAATGAGAACAGAAGCTGATTTTATTCCctttaatgtgtgtttctgcttctgcttttaTGACGTGTCAGAAGTCCTGAATTTCCCATCGTGCCACAAAGCGATTTTGTATCTTATCGTTAGTCTCCATCATCCTCTCATGGAGCTGCAGTTCACTTTTATGCTTCTGattaaatgtcattattttctcTTTGGGTTAGGAGAGGAGTGTGGTGAGCTTGACGGTTGGAGTAAGAGAGTTCAAAGTAATTGTTAGAGTTAACAAGGAGAAGGCTTTGCAAACCATCAGTCCAGTTAAACTATCCACAATTCTGAAGAATCAATTGGGGGACATTACTAATGCAAAAGTTCTAAAAGATGGAAAATTAATGATAAGTTGTAATACAGAAGACCAAAAAGACAGCATGCAGTTTGAAAGAAATAGTGTTGATATGTGTATTCTAATGAGTGCTCTTCAATGACATCATTCATGGGTGTGACTATAAATTGTGGACCATGCGCAATGTTGTTGTGTGACGCAAAATAAAGAGAGGTGGCGTGCACCGAGAAGTTAAATGTTAACGTGGATGAATGTGAGGGACCGAGCcaaaaaagcagagaagcacagGGAAATCTTAGAGGAAAAATAGTAGCAAAATTTATTTACCACACAGGAACATACTTTTTCTCCTTCCTCCCTTAAACTGACACACAAGGAAACATATACACTGGTTGATCAGACCATTTTGACACAAAAGGggaacataaaacacatttacctaaacaaaactacaacaaaagACCAAACTAATCAGTACAGAACTAAAATCAGCAACCTCTGAGGAAGAGgacttaaataattaaacttcCCAAATTTAATTacgaaaaacaaaaccacataGAAAAACCTAAACATTTCCAACTCCCCTTCTAAAACTAAGTGGAAGAGTCCAACTAAGCCTCCTTGTCATTGAGATCTTTTGCAGCTGGGGACTCCTTTCCTTTACTGGCCACACCCACATGACAGCCTCCCAGGAACTGGCAACTCAGATGAAAAGTATATCAGTTTAAAGTaaaccaaaaacacaagaaatgacaaaatgagtcaactaaatgtgtgcacccAAATAGTTAACCACTGTCAAATCAAAgtgaaatgtgttaaaataaaatatgacatttatttaaatgaaatcattacCAAATCATTTGTTGTGTGGTTGCACATGCGGCCATCACAATGAAGATAATGTGATGACAGCCAGTGGATTCTCAAGCAAAGGGATgcagagacaaaaagcaaaccCAGAGTTTACGTTTTACAGCTGTGGCCAGAAGGGACACAAAGTGCAACAATGTCCGACGAACTTTAAAGGACAGAGACAATGGTGCAATTTATGTAAAAATTCCAGTTACAAATAGAGTAATTGTCGAAGAAAGAAAGTGTGAAACGGGCTATCGAAGGGGATGATCACTCGTTTGTTTTCAAGATGAGCGACAGCCAGATCAGCGGCTTGAAACAAAGAGGACTGATGGTGGACACCGGTGCAACTTCTCAAAAAAAGTTTGAGGATGCCTATCCACCGGAGGAACACTTCGTGGAGCTTGCTGATGGGACGAGGACAAGTGGCGTGGCACAGAAGAGAGGCGATGCAGAGGTGTGGCTGCGAGACACCGAGGGATGGAACGTGAAGGTGGCGATAACGAGGGCGCTGTACATCCCCCACCTACCCCCAGAGCATCTTCTCTCTTAAAGCAGCGACAGCCAGGGGAGCTTCGTTCAACTTCCAACAAGGAAACAATCCACTCATCTGCAAGGATGCAGAACCAGGTTTGACATTTGCGTGTACAATAGACTTTATTTCCTTGATGTTCTTAATGAAAATGATTTTGCTGATAAAGAGGATGATAACATTTTGGGTGGTTATGACATTCAAGAGTGGCAAAGGATTTTAGGTCACTGTAATTTTCAAGATGTATTAAAACCAGAAAATGTTGTGaaagttattaaaattaaaGGGAAGTCAGACACATTGACACTGTCAATGTGTCAGACACTGTCAGAcacattgtcaggtcctccgtcTTCATCCGTCATGCCAATCtgtcctggtcctgttcctgGTCCCCATCATCCTGTAAGCCTGTATTATTGTaaactactgctgctactactttATTCATGAAGCACCTTAAAACAACAGTGTCTGCGACAAAGTGCTTACAGACaacaatcaaacatttaaaatgcaaagaaacaaaaaaaggaataaatgaGAGCAAAAGTCTAAACGTGTGTTAAAAGCCAAGAAATACAAATGTGtcttaaaacaagttttaaaagtggaaaattaAGGGACACTTCTAATATGGAACAGCAAATCGTTTCATAACTCAGGAACAGCAACGCTGAAAGTTCTGTCTCCTCTGAGCTGAAGGTTAGACCTCGGTGcctccaggagcagctggtCAGGTGACCAGAGGCAACGAGCAGGAGAGTCTGGGTGAAGCAGCTCAGAGACGTTAGATGGGACAAGACcatgtaaacttttaaaaacaaaataatcttaaaatgaactctaaaatgcaCAGAGAGCCAGTGGAGGGAAGCCAGGATGAGGCTGATGTGATCCCTCTTCACAACTCCTGTTAAAAGACGaacagcagcgttctggaccaACTGGAGACGCTTAAGGGAGGACTGGCTGAGTCCAACGTAGAGAGCATTACAGTAATCGAGTCAAATTGTAATGAAGGCATGAATTACTGTTTCAAACTGTGATTTTAAGAGAATCGGCTTTATCTTTGCCAGCTGCCTAAGGTGATAAAACTGGACTTGACCTCTGCTCCAACTTTGCAATCTTGTTTAAGATCACTGTCTATTTTAAAACCCCAGTTTGAAACGTTCTGCTTTAAATAAGGCATCAAGAGGCCCAAATAAACAGAAGATGGTTCTCAGGAGTTGCTGTGACAAAACACCATAATGTATATCTGaccatcatcagcataaaaatgaaagTAGACCATATGTTTTCACAGTATTGGGCCCACAGGAAgcaaaaaatgagaaaaacgcAGGGGACCAAGGACTGTTTCCTGGAGACATTTGGCTCTGgttgaaaaacaatgaaaatgtacCTAATTAGCAAAAGAAACCAACAGTTAAAAGAACTAAATAAAAACCAGAATAATGGAAAGTGAAAATAACTATTAGTTGCTGCTCTGTTGAAGACAACCTTCGGTTCGGTGGAACAttagttttagatttttgtgtctttcagagaaaactgaagaagatgACTATGTAAATGTAGCTAAAGTTACTGCTAAGAACATCACATCTATTCCAGGAAGGAAGACAATTTAACTTATGTAATGTTGAGCTTAAGAAATCTTTGAATTCTatgtaaaattaacatttttaatttgaaagaaacaatttaaagtgaaaaggttttttttttttagaaaatgcatTCAGAGTTACTGGCATTTACGTTTGTTGAGAAACTAAAACcgaacttttatttttttccatcaggTCACCAGTTTCCTTCCTTCTCAAAGTTTTTCCCACTACTAGCAGCTTATTGGCCGATTCTGCTGGTATTCATCCCGCTTCATATCCACAGTGAATTCCTGTTATGAAGGTCACCTGTAACCTAGACTTGTTTAATTCCTCAGCTTATTGTTACTTAGGTTTCATTTGAACAAAGCTTTCGgggaaaagtgccttgagatgacatgtttcatgatttggcgctatataaataaaattgaattgaattgaattgaattgaattgaaattgaattgaaaagttaTTTCAACCAACTTCCTTGTAAACACCATCACTTCCACCTCTTCTTACACCAATAAAGAGTTCATTTTACTGATGGCATGATGATGACTTTATTGTAGGATGTGCAATCTTGATGAACTTGCAgaaaaaagagcagaaaaacCTGCTCTTTGATTTAATAAATCACCATGGACTCTTCATGCTCCTTCTGAGCTCTTGTCTGCATTTCAGTCCGGCTCCTGAAAACCTGACAAGTAAGCAGTAACAGCACAATAAAGACATGGTAATTcaaaagacaatgcaaaggATAGCCTGCTCATTGTGCTCTCTAAAAAGCCAGTGCAAAAAGAGTTTTTACAATGAATGAACTGCAGCTTAAAAGACAGAGTTTTAGCAGACCAAAGCCACATCTTTGACTTTAACTGAAACACTGTCTACAAATTTATAGTTGATCAAATCAGTTAATAAATAGTAAAAATCATTACTGTAGGtctttcattcattcaacactgatgctgaaaactgTGTATATATTACCTCTACTGACATTGATGTTCAGTACATATCAGTATGAAATATACTGATATACAATACTGCAACACTGTATTGGAAAAtctacatacacacatatacataaaaTCAGTTACAGGTTGAGCTGGAGCTAAAATGGGGGATTGCCCAAAGCTCCTTTCAAGCATTACAATACAGAACTCAGATTTGAAATAAacattcaattttcaattcaattttatttatatagcgccaaatcatgaaacatgtcatctcaaggcactttacaaagtcaagttcaatcatattatacagattgggtcagattatacagattggtcaaaaatgtcctatataaggaaaccagttgattgcatcaaagtcacgacaagcagcattcactcctggggaagcgtagagctacagggagagtcgtctgcattgtccatggctttgctgcaatccctcatactgaggaagcatgaagcgacagtgggaagaaaaaccacccattaacgggaaggaaaaacctccggcagaaccgggctcagtatgaacggtcatctgcctcgaccgactgggggttacagaagacagaacagagacacaacaagagaaacaaaaaagcacagaagcacacattgatctagtaatctgttctacattagatggaagtagcgggtgagccgtcttctctggatgatgtcacagttaacagaacgccagaccaggtgtacctactatgaagaaaaagagagaaaaacataatGCTTTATATTAGaatataaacaaagaaaatgaaaacaggaCTCCCTTCTTTGAGAACTGCACTTGTGTGACTTGACGTAGCCAGTGAGTTCACAtttctaaatacttttttttttttacacttctgCACGCTAGTTttgattcagttcaattttatttatatagcgccaattcatgaaacatgtcatctcaaggtacttgaTATAAAGTGGAATCCAGTAGctaatttaggaccattttgtttgtttttggtgtttaatgtacttttctctacttcattagcacatattgtgtttatgccggaaaaactgtaactgtaaagcatgaggattatctatcataaaatcttccttatggaaggtaattccccaggatctggttcctagtgtccttttatttgcgcacccttaagcggagtaaaagtcgggcttcctgggacggagctctggaagtttgcttactttcaatacaaaatcgaaattatttattaagttagacaatcatttaattcaatcaattggtcccatgtagcccatAAAGGGGGacattttcagtcagttgatttatctggaaatcgggagagaattcaccggattcagagtgtctgaaaacataaagtacattttgctgcattgacgtgtattctctctgagcgcagcttggtctgacccaGTGCTTCTCAAATGGTGGGGCGCGCCCCCTAGGGGGGGCGCGGTGCAATACCTGGGGGGGCGTGTGTGACCCTGgggaacaggctttttttttttttttttttttttttggcagtacTAGTATAAAGTGTAATTGCGCATCCACTACAGTAGGGGCAGTGGCGCTCTCATTGTTACTTTTGTCACGTTTGCGACAGTGCAACATTTTACGACTTACAGGTTTACCTTGGTTACCAGTGTTGAGTCAACAGAAAGCTCCGTCTGCGTTCTGTCTACAGCCTCCGTTATTCAACATAACAACCCccaacatgaaaaagtttttaacagggATGAAAAGGAAAGCGGAGAGAGACAAAGATAATGAGACAAAAGAAAGTCACCCGAAAGCTAAGACGAGGAAATACGACGAAGCGTATTTAGCGCTTGGCTTCACGGTGACTACAGTTGGAGAAGAGGAAAGACCGCTGTGTTTGGTCTCTAAAAATGCTCGCAGCGGACAGCatgaagccaaataaattagCGCGTCACCTAAATACGTTACACCCCAATCACGCCAATAAGCCGCTAGAGTTTTTTTCAGCGAAAACGTGCTGAATATTGCCAAGAGTCATCCCGCTTTGTGAAGGCTACTTCAGTAAACCACCGAGCGCTGTTAGCATCATATAAGGTGGCGTACCAATATGCGCGGTGCAAAAAGCCCCACACCATAGCAGAGGAGCTGATACTGCCTCctcattttgatcaaaaaaagaaagaaaaaatgagcacaaattgtttaattcattttggttttgtaggttcaagtgttttatatattgtgctcctgagttaatgttgctgaactgaatatatattagttattttttttagtttttgtagtttattagttattataattattaaatatttattgatctgatttaattttgcaatgGTGTAATTAGTTGatcaaacatgtttacagtttaaacaaggatttatttatttttaatttcttaaaacacaatttaataaagtaattctttgtaagtttgaccatatgtctttctttttttctttaatgttaataaggaTAAAATGTTATGCAGGGATGGATAGTCACGGTGGGGAGTGGGGCGCGCgaacagttttcttcttgctaGGGGGGgcgtaacagaaaataattgagaagcactggtctgacctaagatggccgctctgtcggcacgcctctcacccgacgaCGGGGCGTCTATGGACACAAGCTCCGAAGCGGGGCTTCGTCTGACACGCCCCCTTTTTACTCGGTACGCGCCTCTAAGCCTCATCACTACATCAAAGCATTAACCTCATCTGACACAAAGTGTTTAAGAGGAAGTTTGTTGAAATTAATTTTCCCTGACAACTTTGTTCAGATGTAACCTAAGTAACAATACGCTGATGAATTAAACACATCTAAATGTTAGAGGTGACCTTTATAACAGGAACTCACAGTGGATATGAAGCAGGATAACAACCAGCAGAATCAGCCAATAAGCTGCTAGTAATGGGAAAAACTttgaaaaggaaggaaactTGTGACCtgatgaaaaaaaggaaaagattaaaaagttcagttttaatttttcaacaaaCGTCAAGACTATCAGGATCCCTGTCAGTAACtctgaaatattttctaaaGCAAAAACACTTATTTTGAATTGTCttcttttcaaatttaaaatatcACTTTTAGTTAAAGAAGTCTTATACTTAACATTATGTAACTTCATTAAACCATCTTCATATTCTACCTGGAGCAGCTCTCATGTTCTCCTCAGAACCTGCTGCATTAACGTAGTCAACTTCCTCAATTTTCTCTGAAAGACACAACAATCAAAAATTTTACCTTCAAATTCAAGTTCAGTAGAGCAGCAACTAAATTAGTTATATGTTATATTCACTTTCTATTATCATGTGAAATATTCACAATAAGATGTAACTGCCTGCGGCacactggcgacctgtccagggtgcacccagcctctcacccattgacagctggagataggcaccagcaacacTCCTGACCCCAACAGGGGACAAGAGTGGCAGAGAATGGATGGAAGATGTaactgaacacaaaaaaaatctgtcttacCTGCAGATGAAGAAACAGTTGGGTTCTCAGATGAACCATCCAGACTTGGCGCTTTTCTGTCCATTTTGTAAAAGTTTCAACATCGACATCAGACGAAAGCTGAAGAGGAACTGTTTATGAGAAAAGACGCTGGTGTAATACCcttaaatgtgtgtttctgcttctgcttttttGATGTGTCAGACAGTCAGAGATCATTAGTGTCTAAAGGAGACCATCtcaatataaattattttatgttgaaACTTTacaaggaaacaaacaaaagtagTAAGAAAACAGGACAATATCCAACCAAAGGGAAGGGTTCAATATGCACCGTGCAGAAACTTAGAtggcttctttaaaaatcaggaaGTTGATTAGTGTGTGGTTATGATTTCCGCTCTTAACCTCTGTCACCATTAGGTTTGTCTTTCAAAAATGTTCTATCCAGGAccgtttcagaaagaatggccgACCTACCCTGAGTAAAAAGCAGATA is from Fundulus heteroclitus isolate FHET01 chromosome 3, MU-UCD_Fhet_4.1, whole genome shotgun sequence and encodes:
- the LOC105923470 gene encoding C-type lectin domain family 10 member A isoform X1, which gives rise to MDRKAQKSLDGSSEKNPNVSSSAEKTEEADYVNVAKVAAKNITSIPGHQFPSFSKFFPLLAAYWLILLVIVPLHIHFHLIAQSELKQLKANQTLLLEENYNLTDLNKKLSSDLNIYIHNLTQQEVNLLKENRILMTELDEVINKNEELRREKKILTEQIETMEKTWNEQNVSRAQWSIDHYCPKGNNGRSCTSCQNGWANKFSSCYAYNDAKPSDQRNWEGAREDCRTKNSDLTVVFDQTEKDYVNTQSPVINGIQGYWIGLRAEGGKWRWIDGSELTNQTWIQQQPVDGQCVTSLQGREWRSVSCDEKNAWICEKKALSV
- the LOC105923470 gene encoding C-type lectin domain family 10 member A isoform X2 gives rise to the protein MDRKAPSLDGSSENPTVSSSAEKIEEVDYVNAAGSEENMRAAPGHKFPSFSKFFPLLAAYWLILLVVILLHIHFHLIAQSELKQLKANQTLLLEENYNLTDLNKKLSSDLNIYIHNLTQQEVNLLKENRILMTELDEVINKNEELRREKKILTEQIETMEKTWNEQNVSRAQWSIDHYCPKGNNGRSCTSCQNGWANKFSSCYAYNDAKPSDQRNWEGAREDCRTKNSDLTVVFDQTEKDYVNTQSPVINGIQGYWIGLRAEGGKWRWIDGSELTNQTWIQQQPVDGQCVTSLQGREWRSVSCDEKNAWICEKKALSV